A genomic window from Pirellulales bacterium includes:
- a CDS encoding DUF3891 family protein, translating into MPRFLDIPALPMIRRDATDANGQPAWILVSQVEHARLAARIAEAWGNAPFEPLVPRGEVLAGIEHHDDGWAAWERRPTVDPQTGRPLDFTEVPIEVWLPIWQGSIDAAAQQGPLPGCMVAGHFTALLLRFSSRWSEIPAHRQLALSFQARQENAISTWLRQWCVMHGATAAEAQATAARSLAELQWFDLLSLWLCCSQRTESVTFDTPSAKLSLTPQPGGRVLLAPWPLAVSELEISTPGRQVAAKHYASTDELAAADSSDVTLRWTLLPQATN; encoded by the coding sequence GTGCCGCGGTTCCTCGATATTCCCGCGCTGCCGATGATTCGCCGCGACGCGACCGATGCGAATGGCCAGCCGGCCTGGATTCTCGTTTCCCAGGTCGAGCACGCCCGGCTCGCTGCGCGCATCGCCGAGGCTTGGGGGAACGCCCCCTTCGAACCGCTCGTTCCGCGCGGCGAGGTGCTGGCCGGCATCGAACACCACGACGACGGCTGGGCCGCCTGGGAGCGCCGCCCCACGGTCGACCCGCAAACCGGCCGACCGCTCGATTTCACCGAGGTGCCGATCGAGGTCTGGTTGCCGATCTGGCAGGGCTCGATCGACGCGGCAGCACAACAGGGTCCGTTGCCAGGTTGCATGGTGGCGGGACATTTCACCGCGCTGCTGTTGCGATTCAGCTCGCGGTGGAGCGAGATCCCCGCGCATCGCCAACTCGCCCTCTCGTTTCAGGCGCGGCAAGAAAACGCCATCTCGACCTGGCTGCGCCAGTGGTGCGTCATGCACGGCGCCACGGCCGCGGAAGCCCAGGCCACGGCGGCCCGCAGTCTGGCAGAGCTGCAGTGGTTCGATCTGTTGAGCCTCTGGTTGTGCTGCAGCCAGCGCACCGAAAGCGTCACGTTCGACACCCCCTCGGCGAAGCTCTCGCTCACGCCGCAACCGGGCGGACGCGTGCTGCTGGCCCCCTGGCCGCTCGCGGTGAGCGAACTGGAAATCTCGACGCCGGGTCGGCAAGTGGCAGCGAAGCATTACGCTTCGACCGATGAGTTGGCCGCGGCCGATTCGAGCGACGTCACGCTGCGCTGGACGCTGCTCCCTCAAGCAACAAACTAA